One region of Callithrix jacchus isolate 240 chromosome 16, calJac240_pri, whole genome shotgun sequence genomic DNA includes:
- the LOC118148472 gene encoding uncharacterized protein LOC118148472, translating to MTLKDITKSRQARETHYLPLPKLKLDPTSGGLVEIVCFFLSHYHHRHHHHHHHHNHHHHITIITITIITITIITTIITTTIITIITMDITIIITIITTTIITIITADITIITITTITIITIIITTIMITIIIITTITITIITITTTTTITTTIITITIITIMIITITSITIITTTAITTITITIITTKITIIIITIIITTIVITIIIITTITITIITIITIITITTTTIITSPTSHHHHIITIITIISITITIITIITTTITTIIITTDITIIITITITTITIITTIVITIIIHHHHHHHHHHNHHHHRHHYHHHHHYHHHHHHHIIIITIITTNITIIIITIITITIIIITTITIITIIITITTTTITTTIITSPTSHHHHHHHHNYHHHHHHHHHHHHNHHHHHYHHHHHYRYHHHHHHHHHHNHHHHHHRDHHHNPPPSPSPLSPSPPSPSPPPPSPSSQSSPPPPSLPSPSPLSPPPSSPYHHHHHHHHHHNHQHHHCHHYHHYHHYHRHHHHHHHCHHHHHHHHHHHHHNHHHNHHHHHHNHHHHRHHHHHYHHYHRHHHHHHHHHHHHCHHHHHHHHHHHHHHHHPHNINTRTVITTNIY from the coding sequence ATGACCTTGAAAGATATTACAAAAAGTAGACAGGCAAGAGAAACCCACTACCTTCCTCTTCCTAAACTCAAACTGGACCCCACATCAGGAGGTCTGGTAGAAATAGTGTGCTTTTTCTTAAGCCATTATCACCatcgccatcatcaccatcaccatcaccacaatcaccatcatcacatcaccatcatcaccatcaccatcatcacaatcaccatcatcaccaccatcatcaccactaccatcatcaccatcatcactatggacatcaccatcatcatcaccatcatcaccaccaccataatcaccatcatcactgctgacatcaccatcatcaccatcaccacaatcaccataatcaccattatcatcaccaccatcatgatcaccatcataatcatcaccaccatcaccatcaccattatcaccatcaccaccaccaccaccatcaccaccaccatcatcaccatcaccataatTACCATcatgatcatcaccatcaccagcatcacaatcatcaccaccactgccatcactaccatcaccatcaccattatcactaccaagatcaccatcatcatcatcaccatcatcatcaccaccatcgtgATCACCATcataatcatcaccaccatcaccatcaccattatcaccatcatcaccatcatcaccatcaccaccaccaccatcatcacatcaccaacatcacatcaccatcacatcatcaccataattaccatcatctccatcaccatcactatcatcacaatcatcaccaccaccatcactaccatcatcatcactactgacatcaccatcatcatcaccatcaccatcaccacaatcaccatcatcaccaccatcgtgATCACCATCAtaatccaccaccaccaccatcatcaccatcatcacaatcatcaccaccaccgccatcactaccatcaccatcaccattatcaccaccaccatcatcaccatatcatcatcatcaccatcatcactaccaacatcaccatcatcatcatcaccatcatcaccatcaccatcataatcatcaccaccatcaccatcatcaccatcatcatcaccatcaccaccaccaccatcaccactaccatcatcacatcaccaacatcacatcaccatcatcaccatcaccataattaccatcatcatcatcaccatcaccatcaccatcatcacaatcaccaccaccatcactaccatcaccatcatcactaccgatatcaccatcatcatcaccatcaccatcaccacaatcaccatcatcaccaccatcgtgATCACCATCATaatccaccaccatcaccatcaccattatcgccatcaccaccatcgccatcaccaccaccaccatcaccatcatcacaatcatcaccaccaccaccatcactaccatcaccatcaccattatcaccaccaccatcatcaccatatcatcaccatcatcaccatcaccatcaccataatcatcagcaccatcattgtcatcattatcaccattaccaccactatcatcgtcaccaccaccatcatcaccattgccatcatcaccaccaccaccaccatcatcaccatcatcataatcatcaccataaccaccaccatcatcatcataatcaccaccatcatcgtcatcatcatcaccattaccaccactatcatcgtcaccatcaccatcatcaccaccaccatcatcaccattgccatcatcaccaccaccatcaccaccaccatcaccaccatcaccaccatcctcacAATATCAACACAAGAACAGTgataacaacaaacatttattga